A stretch of the Hallerella porci genome encodes the following:
- a CDS encoding DUF3800 domain-containing protein, whose translation MMDFVPPDFFLWRERMYLLYVDDSGLATDKNCKHCVLAGLAIRDTKTFYVQQDIERILAKHPDCKNLELHGTRMRSGKGEWRSIPKETREGLLKEILGYIAAHYPNYFILFGAVLDKTCQIDVAHDEELFTQITSRFDMFLKRRFAKKQVPERGLPFLTSQLQSKNSSNGPKHSKSRGIIGATLL comes from the coding sequence ATGATGGACTTTGTTCCGCCCGACTTTTTTTTATGGAGAGAGAGAATGTATCTGCTATATGTTGATGATTCGGGACTTGCTACTGACAAAAATTGCAAACATTGTGTACTTGCCGGACTCGCCATAAGGGATACCAAGACTTTTTATGTTCAACAGGACATTGAAAGAATTCTCGCCAAACACCCAGATTGTAAGAATCTTGAACTTCATGGAACGCGTATGCGTTCAGGTAAAGGAGAGTGGCGCTCCATTCCGAAAGAAACTCGAGAAGGGTTGTTGAAAGAGATTCTAGGCTATATAGCAGCTCATTATCCAAATTACTTTATTTTATTTGGCGCAGTATTAGACAAGACTTGTCAAATTGATGTTGCTCATGATGAAGAGCTTTTTACGCAAATTACAAGCAGATTTGATATGTTCTTGAAGCGTAGGTTTGCTAAGAAACAGGTCCCCGAGCGGGGATTGCCATTTTTGACAAGTCAACTTCAGAGCAAAAATTCCAGCAATGGTCCCAAGCATTCCAAATCGAGGGGAATCATTGGGGCAACACTCTTGTAA
- a CDS encoding DUF3800 domain-containing protein: protein MEGNHWGNTLVNFAEVPLFLDSKMSRLIQLADLVAYALFRKYEFGDDSYSSIIQGCFDKDKGQEYGLYIR from the coding sequence ATCGAGGGGAATCATTGGGGCAACACTCTTGTAAATTTTGCTGAAGTTCCGTTATTTTTAGATTCCAAAATGTCACGACTTATTCAATTGGCTGATTTGGTGGCTTATGCGCTTTTTCGCAAATATGAATTTGGGGACGATTCTTACAGTTCCATTATTCAGGGATGTTTTGATAAGGATAAAGGACAAGAGTACGGTCTTTATATCCGATGA